The Phragmites australis chromosome 1, lpPhrAust1.1, whole genome shotgun sequence genomic interval acaactagattcataatttaaaataattttatattatatatgtattgtagctataaataatatattttatgaaaaaactttagtcaaaatctaattttaaaaactgagtttaaaaaaaatgccTATAGTCTCTAAATAGAGAGAGTATACTCTAATAATTAAAGCTAGCTCTAACTATTAGAGCTATCttaagatcatctctaatcatatttttttatttcgttATCTTTCTGATTTTCCTCCTCattcttatttattttattttttctggttTCTAACACTTTACTTTGAAGGGAATTGTAAAGAAATATGAGATAATACTAGAGTGAAAAGAATGTAAAAGAgaatcttttataaaataaatcataaagaaaaattattaaaatactaAAAAACGAAAATCCTTTTACAAATAAAACGAGACTGAGGAAGAAAAATCATTATAGATGTCTAAGCATCCGGCCGCTGCCCTTCCTCGAAACGTCTCCGCCAACCTAACCCGCCAAGCGTACCACACAGTTTCAGACACCTGAAAGGCTTCCCAGTCAATGCAGGTGGGCCCAACATCTGCAACCCCCGGGCCGGTGCACGTGAACAGTGCGGGCCTACATTAGTATATGGTGTACATTTGTACtcctaatttattttaaaaaattgacaaCATATCATATCTAATAGCTATAGAGGTTAATAATTAGTTAATTACTACTATtaaaatttcagaattaagTATGGAGCCTTTTCTCACAATCTCAATTATCTCCTGataacctaatttttttaactatatatatctattattaaaatactggATCGTCACGTGCAGCGACCCTGTGTCCCGGTCTAAGTGGTCGGAGCAGCTCCTCTCCGCCAACGGCAGAAACCATTTCGCACCGGGTTCCCTACCGGCCTACCCGCTCTCCCTCACCTcgtctcctccgcctccgcgtcTCCCGCCCGTAACCCTAGGACCTGCGAAGCTCCCCTCCCGGGGTCGGCGGCGGATCCGAGCAGGCCGCGGTGACCCAGGGTTCGTGTTGGTGGAGCTTCTGGCTTATTCGGGCGAGTTTATGCGCTCCTGCCGGCTGAAATTTTGATTGCTTCAAGGTAATTTCTGTAAATTTTTTCGGGggaagggagggggggggggcgctggCGGTTGTGCAATCCGGTGCTATCTTGCTGCGAGGTTAGGAAATCGAGGAATCCGGCGCTTATGGTTCATGTATGTGATATGCTGTGATGGAAAGGTGCGAATTTTTTAGTTTTGCCCATGCTAGATATATGTGGTATAATTACTTGATAGCTTGGTGATTTGCGTAGTTCAGGCACAGGAGCTGTGCTGAATTTTGGACTGGGACTACCTACCAGTCCATTCGAACAgataatttgaatttgaatcttGACTCTTGGAAGGGTATTGACGTTTTGTTGGTAGTACCTTTACATTGTTATTCTCATGGGTATGCGGCAAATTGTGCAAATACGGCATTTAATCCTTAGACAGAGAAGCCTCCTGCTTTTTCTGTCCTTTGTGCGCTAATCGGACACCTGAAAAGGTAATTGTGCTTGTCAATTGGCATTGAGCCTTGTGGTTTCCACAATTCTTGATTCGACATGAGCATATATATGAGAATATGCTTACTTGTAGTTGGGAGGAATAGGTTCTCTTCGAGTGTCTTGGTTTTGGAATATGTCGACGTCGGAACCTAGCAGTGCCTTCCTTCACATAGCTTCTCTCGATGTAGTTGAGCTTTTTGAATTTTGGCAAGGAAGCTTCTTGCATACTCATTAAGAAGGAGTGAGCACTAGCGCAGAGCCGAGGCTCGAACTCTTGCGGGCTGTGTAGGGCTGTCGTTGAGCTTCCTAACTGGTTTTCCCCTTAAATAATACACATGAGAATCTTTTCTCTATGTAATTTTGGaggtttttttagaattaatgtAATTTTGGAGGTTTCTGTTAGTAAATAGGTAAGCGGTTGGCTCCTTGTGGAATTTTTTCCTACCTAACTTCAATGGGCATGGCGACGTTCTCATGTTCATAAGGCTTTGAATATAAACACTCATACTTCAAGCGAGCTATTGGCTTTCACATGTCTAGACGATACACTTGACCTTCCTTCACACATATCTATTatcaaatcatttttttttgaatttgtacGGTTTATTGAACTTGACAAAGCTAaagtgaaaaaataaattttaaatgatTTACATGTTCATAGATTTCCTTGTACCCTATTTGTATCAATCAACCTTGTTTACTATTTATTTtggaaaaagtctattttactcccCCAACAATCACATTTGTCTGTTTGACCCCAGACAAAAACTTGACTCATTTTACTACCTCCAACTATTCAATAcccatctaaaaaaatattcaatacCGGACATTTTACCCCCTGACCCAGTTTTTAAGGCTGTTTTGCTGACATGTTAGTGGTTTTGACAGCGTGGACACATGACTTATCATCTGCTTCTTCCACGCCatctctgtcttcttcctctctctgccatccacgaagaggaagcagaataTGGCGGTGGAGGTGACCAGCCGTGGCGTGCAGTGCAGTAGCTGGATCCACTCCTCCCCACGTCACGTTCACACCATGGCATCGGCCTTCCTCCCACCACTGCCCACGACTGCTTTGGTTGGTTGATGTGGATACCAGATCCGTCAGCGTTATTTGTTCGACTCGCGTTCTTCCCTTCTTGAATTATCTGCAGCAGTCAGGCGGTGATCCCCTAAAATCGTCGAGTTAGACACGAACCCAAGCTGAGTGCACATCGCCTCCATTGATTTAGTGTTCTGCTAGCCCGTGTCTCGTCAAACAACTCCTATGATCATGGACTGCTGCAAGGCCCATTCAAGTTCAATTAGAACTTGATATTTGCTGGCAACAACCATTGCTATTACAAAAATCAATTATGTTTGAGATGAGGAACTGAAGCTCTCTGTCTGTTGCTTTGCTTTTGCGGCAATATGGGGAGGAGGGGGCAAGGGGACTGGGTGGCTTCCACCTGTTCCCCGGCGATGAGGTCACCTTAGATGCCCCTTTGGGCTGGTCGGGCCATGTGTGGACTCGCCGCGGTTGCTCTTCGATGCCCATGGCCGTGACACCTGCGTCATCAGGGACTGCAGCAGCACGCTCCGCTACTCGAGCTGCCTCAGGGTGCTATGTGGCTAGGTGCCAAGCGGACCTAAATCTGTGTTGTTCGTCGGCGCTAGAGGTGAGGTATTGGGAGGCAGAGAGGCAGTGGACACCATGCCACCATGGTTGAAGCAATGGCGCCGTGAGCCATtggggagagagaggtggaaaggaggaagaagaagttttacactgacaagtgggccccattGTGCAAAACAATTTATAAAAGAATTTTACTGACTCATTGCCATGTATTAggccacatcagcaaaacaaCCCTCAAAACCGGTCAAGGGGTAAAATATCTGGTATTGAATAGTTGGAGGTAGTAAATCAAGTCAAGTTTTTGTTTGGGGGGTCAGTCAGACAAATGGATTGTTGGGGGGAGTAAAGTGGActttttccatttatttttcttacttTATTACTTTACGCAATTGGTCATCTCTTTTCCCTCCTGCATTTGCTTCTCTCTAGACATGTATATTGCAAGACTAATCAGTTATTCAGCTCTCAAAGTTTAGTGAACAGTTGAATGCTGGCCCTACGATGTCTTAAATATGCTTGTTCCTGATGCTTCTTGGCTCCTTGTTTatgttgctttcttcttttaATGTTGTGCCCACAGGAGTCTTGCAAGACCTCTTGTACAGCTAATAATGTCTCTAGTTGGTGCTTTCTTCATGAAGATGATATGGTTGTCTTTATTTTGTAGTGCCACCCTGAGAGCATCAACATGTTATGTATGACTTGCAATATTTTGGTCACATGGATGAATTATAAAGATTTGATTGTATACATGGAACATTGACTTCTTTTCCACAGTAATTATGGGAGCTAATTGCTGCATAGCTGCCAAGGAGAGGTCACAGCCATGTTTAGCTTCAGTTGAAGTTTCAGCATACAGGATAAGACACTCGCCATCATGGAACTTCCGGTGGGACAACCGTACACACATAGAAGATATAATGCAGAACAATACAGTGTTCTCTAATCACAGTAGTGGAAACATTCAGCCAGAACTGAAAAGTGGTTCCATTACACCAACTGAAGGCCATACCGGTGGGGATAGCCTTTCTGATGTGTTCCGCAGGGTCAAGCGGcaaaaatctgataaaaaaatGGAAGCATCCAAGCTTTCAAAAGTTGATCCTCGAGGTAAAAGGCATGAATTTATTTGTGACGCTTTTAATATTTGCTCCTATTATGTTGTATTCCTTTTCCCTGATGGGTTTTAATGCTGACTGAATAGTTAGGATAGTATAGTCGCATATTATCTGAATATGCACATATTATAGGAGAACAAACTGGAGCTTCTTGCAAATTCACAAACTTGGGCTGTAATGTGCTCTATAGTGATATCTTGTCAGTAGATATTGGACTCATACAGAATACTAGGAATTAGTAAATATTAGGTTCTGCTTTCATGGGAATAGACACTTAGGCACTAGAGAAATAAGCTACTCTTTGCTGATATCTGTTTCTTGTTTTCAGCAGATCAATCTACCACAAAAAATTCACCCCCAGAGGTATGCAGCATTGAGCATTTGTGCATTATTTCATATGATCCTTTAGCATACAATTGTCTCTGAAAGTTCTTTCCGTCGCTGTTCACCATCTTGCGTAGGCAAATTCCCATAAATCACTAGACATGGTTACTGTTGCTTCAGATATGAAGACATCAAAGTCTCCTCCTTCAGCACCATCTCTAGTATCCAAAGCAAAACCAGCAGATCCTTCATCCTCTATGAGTCATTCTATTCACATGGACCCAAATTCAATAAGGAAAGCATGTTGGTCACCAGGGCATCAACTAGACAGGCAGATCTCGGATGGCAATATCCCATCCCTCAAGACCTTAAGTGAGAACAGCTCTGCAGAAATAATACCATCAAGCTCCATGCTCTCTGCCTGTAGCAATGATATGTTTTCAGGGTTATCATATGATGAGTCATCTGATGGGTGGTCAACTCGCACACCTTCAGAATTGGTGGCTACATCTCAAAACGAGCGTGTTGGCTCCATTGCAGCTAGTAAACTACCACGATCAAATGCTTCAGATCCCACTGCCCTCTCCCCTAACCAAGAGGTATGCAAGCTATGTTCAAGACTATTAAAGGAACGATCTTCATGGAATGGTCATGAGCTGGCAGTTGTTGCTGTTCTATTCTGTGGTCATGCATACCATGCAAATTGTTTGGATAGTATTACTGCAGAAAGTGAGAAATACGATCCTCCTTGTCCTGTGTGCACCCATGGTGAGACATGTACAGCAAAACTATTTGGAAAGCTGGAATCAAAGATTAAGAACAAGACATCAAAAAATATGGCTGGTAGTGATCTTGATCGGAGCTCGAAGCACCAGAAGAAAAGTATGAGAGAACCCAGGCTGGGCACAAGTTCTAGTATTAAGGACTCGTTTAGTCGGCCATTTTTGAGGAGGCATTTTTCAACTGGTTCTCGACCACCAAGATCAGTTTTTGGGGGTGAGACAACAAGAAAGAAGGGCTTTTGGTCAAGGCATTGGAGAGAATAGCTAGCTGGGCATCATCTATGTGGTGAGCAGTTTCGCATTTTCTGTTCCGTAAACTCAATTCTGATAGGTATTtatctcattcatcttttctttcctccaaaaTTGAGGACACAGACAAGAATTCTAGTGTCTTATCTTTTCATGTGAACTTACTAGGGAAGCGCTTGCTGGTGCGAGTCCCTGACCGAACAAGAATATTGTCTTGTGAAGTCAAAACCGGTGCAAAGGATCAAGCTGTTGAGCTACCTCCTCCATATTACATGATACCACACTATTAATTGAAGCACTCATTGTGCTAGCACAAATGTAGTGTGTAAAATTTGTCTTGTACTATGCAAGTATGCCACCAAGGGTTGGTTGTGGTCTTGCGGACCTGAGTCATAGTCGCAGTACAATAGAACATTGAAAGGATATACCCTTCCGGACGGTGTTGTCATGGTCATGCTGGTTTGAAAGGTTAAGATTCGGCATGCTATATTGTTTTGTTTGCGCCTTCTATTGTAATATTTATTGTTGGATCATACATAATCTGGAGACTGTAGCACACACAAATAGTTGTTAGGAAGTGTTATCGTCTTATTGCAATTTGCAAGCTGCACACAGATTGTTATGAAGGATTTCAGATTGGAGTTGCAGGAGTTCAATAAATGGGAATCATCCTGATGTTTATTTTGAAATGCAAGTCGCACCCGGTGATGAATGGTTGAACGCGAGAGCTATTCGGTTCAATGTAACCATATATTGGTGCCCTGTAGTGTATATTTTTGAGACAAATGAATGAGTGATGcttgttgttttcttttcttttcttctgttGAGAATTTGGTTCCACACTTCCACCAAGGACCCTATATGGGTTTGGGACAAGGAATCTGACTTTACACTTCAAAGCCTGGCGGCACTCATGATTCTTTGGATGATCCAAATCGGATGTGCTACAAATTGTCAATTTAGCACGAGGTACTCGATTCTCGTTTGCTGTGATTTGTACCAACAGGCCTTCATGTAACGGCCTATGTTGTGTGCAGTTTGGTGACTTCAATGTAAAGTCAGAGGGTCCCGATCCACTAGCGTGGCCGCGTGGGAGAGGCTTGAAACACTTTCACATTAGCCACTTGTCAAGCTTTCCTCTCCATTATTAAAGCCTTCACCTTGGTAAGAAAAACCCTCGCGTTTtatattgatatcttttgttGTTCTGATTTAAACatgcaagttttatatttttaatattttttaaaaataaactaaaaatttattcttaTCTCATTAAACCCGACCAGTGTCAACATAACATACGACCCACATGTTAGTTTGCTAGACCACTCTTTTAAGCCCGTAAAGAGTTTTCGAGTTCGACTTCAAACACGACACCACCGAtacagaaacaaattttatagaatctTATCTTACAAAAGACCAACTCTTCTATAATAACTTATCTctaaattttctcatatttaACTCTATTATTAAATTACGAAATTAATAATATAGATGGAGTCATGGGCCCGGCACAGGGACACGCAGGCGGGGCACGTGGTACAGGCTCACGGCCGGAAGCGTCGCGAGCTTGTCCTCCGGGTGGCCGGAGTAGTTTCGCTCAAGCGGAGACCGAGACCAAGACCGAGACCCGTTCCCATTCCCACCGGGTTTAATAccccccactctctctctctctctctctctctctctctctctccgccccTCACCCTCTCCACCTCTCGCAAGCCCCAACCCTAACGGAACCCTCCCCTGGCCAAGCTCGTGCGGGGGAAGCGGTCCTCGCGGCGGGCGTCGCCGCGGCGGGGGTGTCAGATCCGGCCCCGGTGCTGCGCTGCCGGGGTCTTTCGGCGACGGTGCGGTCGCGGATGTTGGTCGGGCGGATCGGGGCCCGGCGTTCGCCTGATTTGAGGTAATTCCTGCGAACGACGTGGGGGGACCTGTTGCATTAGGTGGGGGTGGAAATGGGGAATTTTGGTGCCTCTTCGTCCCGACCCGCGTACAGGAACTTTCTGATGAATTGTGGTTTTTGATCGGTGCTACCTTTCTCTCTTGTTATCCTAGTGGTCTATGGCGTGTGAATTATGATTCAAGGGTAATATATACTTGACCTGATCTTTACTGTTAGCTCTTGCCCCCAATTTTATCAGCTAGATTCGCTGTTTGTCGCCGATTCTTTCGTGATTTATCTGTAAGAACTTTCGGTTGAAAAATTGACACGAAGTTTCACGTCACGAATACCTGTAAGTTCAAAGCAGTATCATTGCGACGTGATGATTTGTGCGCCGCATTGTATTCCGACGCTGGGTACGGAATTTTCTATGTTTTGCTTTGATCTGATACCAGGAATAAGATACTAGTATAGACTTTTCATTCAGTCCTGTGGTCTCTATACAGTTCTTAGTGGACATTAAGAATAAATGTGAGGCGCTAATGTGTTGTGTTGGGGGGAGAGGGGGGGGGATCTGTGGGCTTTGAGTGTATTTTAGTTTTGGAATGTCTTGATGCTGGTCTACCTAACTGCTGCTTTCTTCCTTCACACAGTTTCACCCACTGTAGTTagtcatcccccccccccccccaccaattTGTGCCTTCGGTTATAAGCaaacatttttttattattcttgTTAACTTTCTTATTGTGAATAGGTGACTTCCCCCTTTTACCAGAAAATATGCTTTCTTCACACACTTTTGCTAAAATAAATGTCATAGTTTTGGATGGTGTGCTAAACtttacaaaataaaatacaataagaatgatttagataaatgaATGAggttgtaagtttcttcttgGATTGATGAACATTACATGATCATTTTATCAAATGTTCGAACCCATATTAGTTCATATTtatctttcttcctcttctattGCCTCTCTCCCCAGTCCCTTCGGCAACTCAACCCCCGTGGCACCATAAATGTATGTTCACCCAATCCTTTGTGCACATCATTTCTAGGATCATAGAGATTACAAGACTGTCATCTGCATGTCAGGAATTTACATTTAACAAAGCTCATTATTTTCCAGTCATACTTTGCTCTGAGATAAGTTTCCTTGTCAGGggttgctttcttctttttgtatGATGTTCTTGGCTGTCTGGAGGCTTCTAGTGTAGCTTGGAGTGCATCTGTCTATAGTAAATATTATCTTCTTAAAGTCCAGTCTTTATCCATTTCTCTATTGAAAACGATTTTATTCTTGTTATTGTCTTTCTGTACAGCTAGGTAGCGTGGGGTTGCAAGGTTTGTGTCACATGAATTAACTCACAGCAGTCAGGTGATCAAAATGGTAGCATATTGATTCCTTTTATTGAAGCAATATGGGAGCTAATTGCTGCATAGCTACAAAGGAGAGGACACAGCCATGTGTGGCTCCAGTAGAAGTTTCAGCATACAGGAATGTAAGACACTCGCCATCATGGAGCTTCCGATGGGACAACCGCACACACATAGAAGACATAATGGAACTTCCTACGCTGTTTTCCAACCATAGTAGTGGAAGCATTCGTCCTGAAACAAAGAGTGGTTCCATTGCACCAACTGAAGGCCTTTCTAATGGAAATAGCCCTTCTGATGTGTTTCATAGGGCAAAGTGGCACAAATCTGACAAGAAAGTGGAAACATCTAAGGTTACAAAAGCTGATCCTCAAGGTAATTAACAATTCAGTGCTACTTGACATGCATTCATTGAGCCATCCTTAACATTATTGTGCATTTGTCAGTTTGATGGTTGATGGATTTCTTTGCTGATTTCTACTTCTTTTTCAGCTGATCGTTCCAGAGCAAGTAATTCTTCCCCTGAGGTATGTGGTATTGAGCAATCTTCCCTAAAATTAGTAGCTGTTACCTTCTAGTTCTATTCAATTGTAAGATTGCTGCATATTGTTGTCTAACACCTCTATTATTCGATTTCTTGTGCAGGCAAAGCTTTCCAGGAAATCATTGGACATGTTAAGTGTTGCTTCATATTCAAAGACATCAATATCTGTTCCTTCAACGCCACCCTTAGTATCCAGAGCAGATGCTTCATCCTCCAGGGGTCATTCTCAACCAACTGACTCAGATTCAATGAATAAAGCACGACGATCACCAGGGTATCAATTGTATAGACAGGTCTCGGACAGCAAAATTCCATCTCTCAGATATCTCAATGAGATCAGCTCTCCTGAGGGAAGGCCATCATCATCCATGCTCTCAGTCTGCAGCAATGATTTGTCGGCTGGAGGATCCCATGGTGAGTCATCTGATGGTTGGTCAATGCGCACATTTTCTGAAATGGTTGCGACATCCCAAAGAGAGAGGTGGTCAGTAGACAGTGAGCTCTTAGGTTCCATTTC includes:
- the LOC133909315 gene encoding uncharacterized protein LOC133909315 — its product is MLLIMGANCCIAAKERSQPCLASVEVSAYRIRHSPSWNFRWDNRTHIEDIMQNNTVFSNHSSGNIQPELKSGSITPTEGHTGGDSLSDVFRRVKRQKSDKKMEASKLSKVDPRADQSTTKNSPPEANSHKSLDMVTVASDMKTSKSPPSAPSLVSKAKPADPSSSMSHSIHMDPNSIRKACWSPGHQLDRQISDGNIPSLKTLSENSSAEIIPSSSMLSACSNDMFSGLSYDESSDGWSTRTPSELVATSQNERVGSIAASKLPRSNASDPTALSPNQEVCKLCSRLLKERSSWNGHELAVVAVLFCGHAYHANCLDSITAESEKYDPPCPVCTHGETCTAKLFGKLESKIKNKTSKNMAGSDLDRSSKHQKKSMREPRLGTSSSIKDSFSRPFLRRHFSTGSRPPRSVFGGETTRKKGFWSRHWRE
- the LOC133909334 gene encoding uncharacterized protein LOC133909334 codes for the protein MGANCCIATKERTQPCVAPVEVSAYRNVRHSPSWSFRWDNRTHIEDIMELPTLFSNHSSGSIRPETKSGSIAPTEGLSNGNSPSDVFHRAKWHKSDKKVETSKVTKADPQADRSRASNSSPEAKLSRKSLDMLSVASYSKTSISVPSTPPLVSRADASSSRGHSQPTDSDSMNKARRSPGYQLYRQVSDSKIPSLRYLNEISSPEGRPSSSMLSVCSNDLSAGGSHGESSDGWSMRTFSEMVATSQRERWSVDSELLGSISSKMTRSNVSNPSTLPPDQEVCKLCLKLLKERSTWNAQELAVVAVLLCGHVYHADCLDSITTEDDKYDPPCPVCTHGEKCTVKLFGKLESNIKNKSKNVVVDIDLDGNIKHQKKSRREPRLGTSSSMKVPFSRPFLRRHFSIGSRPPQLASESESARKKGFWTRHWRE